In Ananas comosus cultivar F153 linkage group 7, ASM154086v1, whole genome shotgun sequence, the sequence TTGAAAATGGATATAGCAAACTAATATTGGGATCATGCACTTCAGCAATAGCGTGCCACGTAATTTCTGCAACCGTGAAGGTTTGATACAATACTTGCTCTACTCTAGTTATCACATTATTTGACCTTCAACTAATTGCTTGTTTAGTTAGGCTGGAGCTTTTGCAGAGTGTTGTTTGTGTGGAGCTGTCTGAAAGAGCACTAATAATATTTCCTATTAAAATCTTCTTTGTGGCTTCAAATTGGAGCCTTTGCTCGTAGAGACTCAAAGCTCATTTTAGTTTCCTGCCACAGTAGAAGTTTTATGCTGGTGGTTTTAGCTAAATGCTTAGTGTTTGGAAGTTTCTGAAATTTGGAGTACAACAGCTATTCGGAAGCTAGGCTAAATATGCACTTATGTCATATATGATGGAAAATCACTTAAACTAATTGTTATTTTTGACAGGGTCAAGGTTATTCTTTACCTGCTGATGTGCACTATGTTGACACGAGGTGGGAAGTCCCAGTGGTTCTTCCACTTCGCGACTGTCTTGCACAAGAGCTCAGCCTGCTCTGTCATCTTGATAGGTAagatttttttcccccttcaaaataaaaaaaaatgcttttatattattttttttccctgacCTATTGATTGCTTAGTTTGAAGACTCAGCAGCTGCTTGATAGGCCTTCTGCTGGCATTAATGGTTTAGTTTCATCATTTGTTACTCGATTGCGGGTAAGACCATGTTTAATAACTTTCTCTTGTTGCAAATTTTGTAGCTATTTAGGGGGTGCTTATTCATATGCTTATTTAGCTGTTCGTTTATTTATTGGCAGGAAGAGAATCCTTCTAGAGAGCGCACTATAGTTAGAACAGCAGAAAAGCTTAAGCCTTTTTGTTTCAATAAGTTTTCAGCAAACGGTTATCACGATTTCCTGCCATCACGATTACGACCCAAGTTCCAGAATGCGGACAACAGTGATTCTGTTTTATCTGAGGTTCTTTGCCCGATTTGTGGAAGTCCGCTCAGTGAAATAGAACTCCACAATATGAGGAGTACTGAGGGCGAGGCTCGAACAAGAGCTGAAATATTTTTTACTCATTGTTGTCAAAGCTGTTGTTTCCAGATTTTACCAAATGGGGCTGCTGCTTATGAAAAGTTTTTTTCACTACTACCACAGTTGATGATGAGGAGAGTGAAGGACGGTATGCTTGCCAACCGAAGTCAGTTGAGGTGAGCGGTGAGCTGCAATTGTCTGCATCTAAATTTGTTTCATTCTTGTATCGTATATTGTCTGtgtttttaatttgtttcagCCGGTTAAACTGTGCTCTGATTGTCTGCGTCTTAGCATGCttcattttagtaatttttcatccttttttgtttttagagaAGAAATCAAAGATTACCTGCTTGACGACCAAGATGATGATACCTGACTCTATATTCATGGTAAGCTGTATATATCTTTTGGATTTGTCACTTGCTGCTCTGATCTATCATGATAAGTGCCATATAGCATTTCATGTTATCATCCTCTGCTAACTACCTATTCTATTTATAATGACATTTACTCCACATATTTTGTTTGCAGCACAGAAAAACCAAGAGGGATAAAAGCATGAGTTGGTCTTCGTGCTGCAATACAGATTAAGCAATCCAACATATGCTCATACTGTTGATATGTACACCCAGGAATCTATAGAACAATCAGATTCCTTCTGAGGATTAAAGATAAGATGCTAGTTCCAGGGGCCTTTACAGCTAGAAGAAGGGAAACCCACGAGAGAGGTAATCACAGTCATATTGTTTACCAAAGTGTTATccatctctcttctctttttctggAAGAAGTTGTTGCTATGATGTTGTTTGTTGTTTAGGAGTTAGGGCTTGGACCAATTCCTTTTCAAATACTTGATTTATTAGCCTTAGTTATTGAGTAATATTCTTATTGAAGACCAAGGTAACATTACATCTGATAGAGAAACTTGTAAACCCAAACCGACTACGCATAACTTAAAAGACGGAGAGCAAACCATATTGCCCAATTGTTATTAATAGTGAGTATTCGTCATCTAAAGCCTCGGCGatactaaattttaatcttCCACCATATTTAAATCTTACTCTCCGAGGTCAAAAGCAGACACGGCAAAGCTATCAGACAGCCCTGTGCCGGTCTTGAAGGTAATTTTTCCACTAGAAGGGTCTGCGATGTATACTTCCACCACAGTGAGCCACAGCAGGAGCTCCTTCGTCTTTACCCCCGTTATCTTCTTCAGCTTGCCCTTCTCCACAAAGGCCGTCACCTCGGTCGCATACGACACCACCTGCTTTATCTTCTTGAAGGTgtgctccttcttcttcttttgaatTAGCCACACGAACCCAGCCTCACGGTTGTAACCAAACTCCTCCATGTCTTCTAGAGGGAACAGTCCCTTTGGGAGGTCGAGCTCTTCCAGCATCTCGACGGTCTTCTTCTTGCAGACGGCATCACCACGGACGACCTCGGCGCCTTGTCGGTAAGTCTCAATGGTTTGCGATGCCATTTTTTTTGGCTGTTTTTTGTGTTAGAGGTAGAAGGGACTGGTAGATTTAAGTTAAAGAAGATAGAAGGCTAAGAGTAGTGGGTTGTGGGAGGTTTTGGGAGGAGAAGAGAGTATTTATAGAAAGAGTAGTAGCGTATTAGCCATGGCCAAAGGAATGGTCTCATATTTTAGGTCAAATTGTTGCTTTCAACTAAATTCTTAGATGGAGTTGGTCTTTGGTCACATATTATAACCTGTTGATGACTACTATGTATGCGTCTAACTAAGAAGGGGAAAATCAATAGAAATGGTCATATAACGGTTTTCATTCATTAATTATTCGGAGAACAAAAACACAAGGGACAAACATGGTCAAAGTAAACCGGCCGACAAACAAGGACGCAGATGGGAGTATTTAGTTTCAATCAGGAAGGAGCATTGGAACCATCAATTTGGGTTGTTTACGCTACTTGATAACTTGGATCCTCCGTCAATAGGTAATAGTTATTGAATAATGATTGTTGATGATAGATTTGAACTTCCATTTAAGAAAAATTgacaaataaatattgaaaaaaaaaaaggaggggaatttttcatatatactaCTGGGGCACTGAATTGATgatttttagattttgcagtgtttttatagaaaaataaggaGGTTTTGTA encodes:
- the LOC109713376 gene encoding cytoplasmic tRNA 2-thiolation protein 2, producing MASCGGTCDFNCGSKEVEEETRERVGRISLAAASAAANAARCSKCGDGDAREGCNGACTACFRAYLFGKFKLAVTSNAMIAPTDNLLVAFSGGPASRVALQFIHEMQSKLVKSWDASNSQALPVFGVGVAFIDESIFSLKQSHEIEKAIENVQLIVSSISSVYKGIHIKPIENICSSDSKDGRSRLSELLDMITDNTGKEDFLQYLRMLSLQKIALENGYSKLILGSCTSAIACHVISATVKGQGYSLPADVHYVDTRWEVPVVLPLRDCLAQELSLLCHLDSLKTQQLLDRPSAGINGLVSSFVTRLREENPSRERTIVRTAEKLKPFCFNKFSANGYHDFLPSRLRPKFQNADNSDSVLSEVLCPICGSPLSEIELHNMRSTEGEARTRAEIFFTHCCQSCCFQILPNGAAAYEKFFSLLPQLMMRRVKDGMLANRSQLREEIKDYLLDDQDDDT
- the LOC109713379 gene encoding uncharacterized protein LOC109713379, with amino-acid sequence MASQTIETYRQGAEVVRGDAVCKKKTVEMLEELDLPKGLFPLEDMEEFGYNREAGFVWLIQKKKKEHTFKKIKQVVSYATEVTAFVEKGKLKKITGVKTKELLLWLTVVEVYIADPSSGKITFKTGTGLSDSFAVSAFDLGE